tatacttataatttgtattttacatTGGAGCGGCTTAACCATGGGCTCTAAATAAACGTATCATGATTTGCCGACAATACCAATTATACCCCCATCCTAATCCCACAAATTCCTTCCAATCATCTATTTatctctattttattttgcatctTTTTCAAGTGACACTCACTTCCTGTAAAAGCGCGTGAGACGACAGAATCTCTCTCTTAAAAATCGATTAGTAtctaaataaagaataaaaaaatgattagcaaaatccaataatttatagttatataaaaaataaaaaaagtagcAAAATTCATTGCAAGATAAGCTGCGGAGACACGggagggaaaaagaaaaagaaaaaagaaaaataaaaaaaagtcaaatgaAGTCggaatgaaattgaaattcactcaaatgaaatgaaaatgaaaaaacttatttatttaatttttattttaattttttaaattattctttttcttattaaattcaCGCGTCCTTCTCTCTCTCGTCACGAAATCCGTGTGTCGTAGTCTTCGTCGTCACAGACACACTTtttagaaagagagaaaaagaaactcacaattacaattatttaatcaaaaaaataattttttaataattattgattttcttcCTTCTTACAGAGCCATtcaaagaaagagagagaaagcgcCTGCTGTGTCTCTGTCTCTTCGCCATTTCCGTCAAAAGCGTACAAGGTAATCTGGTTTCTCTATATAGTCACTCAGTTTTAGCTCTGTTGTGCTTGTTTcagtttattttactttttcttttggtgtgtttgtttactcatttttattttttgggcaGATTCTGGTGGTTTGATCTGTGGTGTCATCTGGGTTTTGGTTGAATTGAAGTGGGTTAGTTTTAGAATcgagttttatttataagctTTTGAAGTGCTTGCTTTtagtgtttttcttttcattggcattatatatttttagtgtTTTAAAAGAGTGAAAATTTTTGAgagctgaaaaaaaaaatgggtggtGATAGTGATGAGGGTAATGGTGGTAATACTGATATGATGCAAAGAATTCAGTCTTCGTTTGGTACTTCGTCGTCTTCAATTCCAAAACAGCAAACTTTACTGTCTGCAAACCAACTTGATTTGCCtcaattgaaccaaaatcaaCTACGTGCTCGCCACTTTTCACAGTTTGCAACTAATTTTGGTGGTGATAGTAGCAAAAGAGTTGGTATACCACCTTCACACCCTAATCAAATCCCACCCATTTCACCGTATTCATCGATCCCTGTGTCTAGGCCGGGTAACCAGCAAATGGGTTCGCAGAATTACAGCCCGGGGCCTACCCATTCCCGATCTTTGTCTCAAccatctttgtttttttcactCGATTCTTTGCCTCCGTTAAGCCCGTCTCCGTTTAGAGATTCGCCTAGCACTTCAATGTCGGATCAAGTATCCACTGATGTATCAATGGAGGATAGAGATGGGAATTCTCATTCGTTATTGCCTCCTTCTCCTTTTAATCGGGGTAATGCTTCACGGATTGGTGAGAGTTTGCCACCACGAAATAAGCATAGAAGGTCTAACAGTGACATACCATTTGGGTTTTCAACGGTAATGCAATCATCGTCCCCGCTTATTTCTCCAAGGTTTGCTGGTGGTTTGGACAAAGCTGTTTCTGGGAGGGAGAATCCTGGGGTGGCTAAGCCAGCTCAGTTAGTTAAGAAGGAATCTAGCTGGGAGAGAGGTGGTGAAAGCAATGGTGAAGGGATGGGTGAGAGGAAATCTGAAGGGGAAGTGGTAGATGATTTGTTTTCTGCATACATGAATTTGGAGAATATTGATGCATTGAATTCCTCGGGGACCGATGACAAAAATGGTAATGAGAATCGTGAGGATTTGGACAGTAGAGCTAGTGGGACAAAGACCAATGGAGGTGATAGCAGTGATAATGAAGCTGAAAGCAGTGTGAATGAAAGTGGGAACAGCTTGCAGAGAGCAGGAATGAATTCTTCAGCAGAAAAGAGAGAAGGCATTAAAAGGACTGCCGGGGGAGATGTTGCTTCTACGACTAGACATTATAGAAGTGTTTCTATGGATAGTTTCATGGGAAAGTTGAACTTTGGTGATGAATCACCTAAACTGCCACCTTCACCAGGAACTCGTCCAGGACAACTCTCACCTAGCAATTCAATTGATGCCAACTCACCTGCCTTTAGCTTAGAGTTTGGGAATGGCGAGTTTAGTGGGGCAGAACTGAAGAAGATAATGGCTAATGAAAAGCTTGCCGAAATTGCATTAACTGATCCAAAGCGTGCAAAGAGGTATTGTTATTCTTCTATTCATCACCCATTCATTATAATTGGAAGACCATCCTTGCATATATCATCTGCTTTTGTTGCTGGTGCATTCCAGGATTTTGGCAAATCGTCAGTCAGCTGCTCGTTCCAAAGAGAGGAAGATGCGTTATATTTCCGAGCTGGAGCACAAGGTTCAAACACTACAGACAGAAGCCACCACATTGTCTGCCCAGCTTACGCTTTTACAGGTAAAGGACTTCTCATGCTCAGAGATTTTGGCCACTGCTACCTTCTTTTTCTGTTTCTCAAAATTCTTCTGTTTTTCCTTCTCTATAATTTAACCAGAGAGATTCAGTTGGGCTCACAAACCAGAATAATGAATTGAAGTTTCGACTTCAAGCCATGGAGCAACAGGCACAGCTTCGAGATGGTATTATTTTATGACTCATATATTTCTGTTGCATTTAGTGGAAGCTTCACACTGTTTATATGTTTTGACTTGTGTGAGGAAAGCAGTCTTTGACTTGTATGTATGCAGCTTTATGTTCTTTCGTTTTATTTTTAGtgtatatttttcaaattcatggTAATAAACACATCCACCTGTCTCTTCTGCATAAACTCCAGCTTTCATAGTGCATATTTGGGGCTTCCTTGTTTTATGATGACTCAGGAGAATACTAATCTCTCTTAATTCCAGTGTCTCATGCTTCTTCCCTATATGCTGTGCTTTGACTGTAGGGAGTCAAAGTTGTTTTTTTCTgtcttttagttatttttctaGATGAGTTGTTTAAACAATTTTGGGAATTATGCATCAAATTGCAAATAATAACCATTGGTTCTTCTAGATTCTCAGATTCTTGTCTTCATTAATGTTAATTGTCTTGAAGTTTGctcattaaatttgaatgttcATGTGTCCATCTGGTGCTTATTTTCTGTATCATAAAATCCTAAAATGAGAATTATTTTATCACTGCTGCGCACTAAGAGTGAATGCTTGAGTGATCATACCATATCTACATTTGGTGTGTAATATGTCCTCCTAAATGTCACCAAGACTTTGACATGCTTTGGGTAACAAATAGATACTGTTATTTGCTTCAGCAGAACAATAAGGAAATGCATTTAGTCTCCTGTTCTTACTCTTTGATAGTTGTTTTTAGCTACTGTGGTAGAAGCATCTGAGACATTAACCTTGTTCTAGGAtaacttgttttctttttagcataatattattagtgTTTCTTGAGCCTTATTCTATTCATTTTTAAGCCATGAAAATGCCTTCCTACATTCTCTTTTTCCCATGAATTAGAAGTGGATTGTCAAGAGTATTTAAAGCTGTGCTTTTTAGTTGTCAATTGTTATATGCTTTTTCTGGCCAAGTTTTCTCATCAAGTATTCGGAGTCTCGTACATGGTAAATGACTGAGCCTGCTTAACTTGTTTCAGAAAAAGTGCATATGCTTCATTGGTTGTTCATTTAGCTcctattaaattattgttgatCATACAGCCTGTATGTGCATTTCATCTTAATTGTTCTCTAATATAGTATAGTGTATTCTTCTCTGGATTCTGTTGGTTTTGCGGTTGATTTGCTGGGGAGGGCAGATAGAGAATGAAGTTCTTCCATAGATTGTTCACTTTTTCATACACTCCttcatttttcaatcttttcatGTATCCTCTACTCAGTAATTCTGAACTTGCAGTATGAATCTGTACTTGATCTCAGTAGTTCTGAATATGTGCATTTAatcttgatatttttttatttctgttgCTGCATTTATCAGCCACACATGTAACATTTCTCACTGCCTTCAGAAAGATTTTAAGAATACATGTTTCTAACTGTTCAATTATGACAGCTCTAAATGAAGCATTAACTGCGGAGGTACGACGGCTGAAAGTTGCTACTCAAGAGATGGCTAGTGAATCTGACCCTTCCAAGGGCATGGCCAATCAGCAGCTTCCCATGAACTCCCAGATGTTTCAGGTGCATCAACAGCAGCCTTCCCAACTCAACATCCATCAGTTGCAACATCAGCATCAGCAATCTCATTCCCAAGTCAACtttcagcagcagcagcagaacTGTGGCACGGCCACAAAACCTGAGTCGAATCAATAGGTCATGAAGATGGAAAGGTCTTCTCTCCCTGTTTACATATCTTACGAATCTTCTCTACATTCATGTTCGGTATTAGTTTCTCCAGTGCATTCATTCATTACTTTTGCTTGCATCTCCACCAACAAGTCCATGAGGGCATGGTGATTACAAGTTCAATCTGCATTTCATATCCATCTCGGATTGTGCTATTAAGTCGAAtacaaacaataatatttatattatcatgATTATATGGTTTATTTATATCAGGTAGATATGTAGACATTATTTGGACATATTTTGTCTTTGCCATGACATTAGAAGAGTTGAACTTAAAACTCTTCCAACTCttgtttatttaaactaaAGAATGAGTCCTTTTCTTCAAGTGTTTGTgttctgtaattttttaccCTCCTGGCGGGCTGGCAAGTTGCAGCCGATGCTATTGCACTTTTTCTATAACCGTAACAATGGAAATGCACTCCAGAATGTTTCGGCGTGGCAGATATTCTTTACCGTTGGGATAAGCTGCCATGATATTGCAAAGTTAACGGGATGATTGTTCTGGTAATGTGTGATAAACATCATTTTGTTGCAATCTTCTTGTAATGAGCAAAGTTGACACATTGATAAACCATGCTCTCTGTTGACCTTGTCGCCTCTTGGCTGGTAACCCGTCTGAAACAACTTTCATCTCAATAGACTACGAAACATTTCTAATGTGAATTAGATAAGGcttaaaaaatctgaaaatgaAGTGGATCCAGTTTTTTTCTCGAGAGGGGGAGAAATGAGATTATGTAGCTTTTCAAATTTAcatttgtcaaataatttttttaaaaaaattacattcatCAAACTTTCTCCTTTGCACATTGAATTACAATCAACTCAACTAACGAATTAGGTGAGTTGGTGAGACCATGGCTACTTACGTTTCTCTGAAAATTGTTactatgtttattttaaatacacATCTATTCAAACCTTTGAAATAACTTGCAATGAGTTTTCAAGGAGtgtatgaattttatttaaaagagtATGGTAATCATTTTGTGGTAGATCGAAGCAAAGGATTCTTGTGTTGCAATAAACCTTGGCTTATTTTAAAACGCCATTTATAAGCACTTTAAATTAAAGCTTCGAAAGAGTTACCCAAGTGGAAAATCACTAATaccttaatttgttttttactgTAGTATTGCTCCTCACAACTGGATTTCCTATGACATCTCattttaagataataaaaaaaaatcaaggagaaccattttgattttgtcgAAACTTCATGAAGCGATCaataaattctaataatacattttttttattaaccaaCCATTTTACCGTTAAGAAAGTTAgaatatgttaaaatatatatgataacAGTCTAATTTGCTTATGgatacataaaataatttgcttatggatacataaaataataactttaGCCTATGAACaatgaaaatgacaaaaacaataaattatcgTATTGTCTTCTCAAttcaaaaatacaaataccatccataccccaaaaaaaatagtcgctaaaatgaaataataaatacttttgtGTGAATAATCACCAAAATAATCtccacaattaattttctctcatCTTTTCCAAGTGGCGggttaaattaaaagttagatAGTATGAAgacattttcaaaaatttttggtGGTTACATGGACTTtcaacaaatttgaaaatgatgcatagataatttttccttaattaatttaactcaaattattaaattaataaaattatccatGTAACATCAGCAATTGTTAACGAtgtgaaaaacaaaatgatttgatgatataaaataaaaaaatcaagtggTACAAAGACATTATCAGAATTCATTGATAGGTTCATAACAAATTTGAGGTGGCCCATAGATTCCCCAACAAGGTCAAGAAGGAAggtgaaaattgaaaaaaaataataatatagtgctattggcacccctctaaaCTCCTTATAAAACCCCTATTGTATAAATATCCcattgaaaatatttgaaattaccCTACTTCTAAAAACACCATTTTAATTCCACAAATAACCCTATATTCTAATTTGTCAACAAAACCCAATAACCTCGGATTACACTTTGTGGAATTTTCACTAACTTAATTTCAAACTTTCATGCACGTTGTTAATgagaattattttcaaatatatccATTAGTTTCTAAgagttttcaaaataataatcaacgTGAAAAAGAGAAAGTGCTTATAATATCAACTAATATACTATTACAATTacattaaaacttaaaatcaaACTATTAACCTATTTCTCTTTTGAgagttttcaaaatattggGCACCAGTAATTAACAACTCCATTTTATGATAGAAGGATGATACGagtttaattctttttttttttaaattgtaaatttctaaaagacggttgtataagaattttagaggGTGCCACTAGCTcgattcaaataaaaattacatcaaattattttaggtatctattaatgatttaatttgcaAAGAAGGGagtaatgatttaaaattgttgtaaGAATCTAAGAAAGCCGACCGCCTCATCAAAGAGTCAGGATGGCCGAGTGGTCTAAGGCGCCAGACTCAAGTTCTGGTCTTCGAAAGAGGGCGTGGGTTCAAATCCCACTTCtgacaatataatttttttttcatttattcattttttttacaacGTTACGACTAAACGACGTCATTTTCATTAAACGGCAAGTCGTTTCAGTCGTCCTGTTTAAcggaataaaaaatatctaaacCGCAGACCAATGTTTCCAAACCTGCTATAAACCCTACAGATAACCCTCATTGCCACTCGCATCACTGAGTTCTTAACCTGAGTTAAAATGGCCGAGTCCGCAGCCGAACTCAGTGAGTCCCGGGTTCTTCCGGCGGACTCACCGCCACCACAACCGAATTCAACCGGAGTTCCGGTTCATAATCTAATGCCAGAGGAGCTCGTGGCCAAAGCCATAGCTCCAGTTAAGAAACAGTTCCTTCGTCCTCCGCCGACAAGAGCCAATCAAAACGACACCGTTAAATATACCAACGAGAGGTCATCTCAGCAGCACTCGTCGACCTTAGTCaaggaaaagaaatcaaaacgGCAACTCAAACGTGAACGTCATCAGGTTATTTTCTTTCCCTGTCTCGAAAgacaagtttttttatttttttgggcttaaagatgcaattttttttttccaaacctATCTGAATCGTCCGTTGCAATGAGTCACAGAAAATGAATTGTTGAGATTTCATCATTgttggaaatgttggtaacTAAATGTTTTTAAGTATAAGCtggtgtttaattttttaaggaagagctttatttgttgttaaatttgcaggaaaaaaaatctgctAGTCATCTTTGTCCTGAAGTAGCTAAGAGTGGAGATGTTAGTTCGTGCCCTTATAAAGATAAGTGCCGATTCAGCCATGACTTAGATGGCTTCAAGGCTCAGGTATCAAGGCACCCAATTGAGTTTTTTGCTTTTCTAATATATTATGTTTGTTCAGTAGAGTGATGAtggtttatttgtttaatacaTGTAGAAACCGGATGATCTAGAAGGTGAATGCCCGTTTTTGAGTTCTGAAGGGCCGTGTCCTTATGGTTTGGCCTGCAGATTTTCGGGTACTCATAGAGATGTTGTTGATGTTGCTGGTTCTACAAACACGCTGCGGAAAAGCTCTGAGGTGAATGGTTTGAACAAAGATGTGCAGAAACTTTTGTggaagaataaaatgaaattccCAAAAGCTGATGCCAAACTCAAATCTCTTGGGCTTCTGGTATGGAATTGTatctctcttttatttgtgttttgtCTTCATCTCAATCTCATTctattaatagtttaatacagTTTCTCTGGTATTACTGTCTATTGTATCATTTTGATTCATCGTTTAATTCTGTTGGTCATGTTGGTGCTGTACTGTGATTTTGCAGGGTCCGGCCAAGTCAAAAATGAAAGTGATGGAAGATAAAGAGCAAGAAGGTGTAGTTGATTCTAATAATTCTCATGCTACCAACGGAAATGGTTGCATGAAAGGAACTGGTGACTCAGTGGATGAATCTGAATGCTCACCCTGTGTTCCAGAAGagaataatattatcaatGATAGGCCATTGAAGAAAGCAAAATctgaaaatgttgaaaattgtTGCTCTGTTGAAGGGGACAATGGTTGGTTTCACTTGTATTAGTCTGAAGTATAATCAGTGTTAGTGCCTAGTTGTCATACATCAAGTTGTTTCTAACttgtttcaaattattgaGGCAGGTGTGAGTGTATTGGAGGAAGATACTAGGAATAACACTGCAGATACTCAACCAGCAGCTAAAATTGATGATATACTCCCTGAAACTGATGGAAGTTTAAAAACACATTCTCGTGAAAAGAAGCTTATTGATTTTAGAGAAAAGCTTTATCTTGCACCTCTGACCACTGTTGGGAATCTTCCTTTCCGAAGGGTTTGCAAAGTACTGGGAGCAGATGTAACATGCGGTGAAATGGCAATGTGTACAAATCTTTTGCAGGTCCATGTGCTGCTTTTGTCAATTGAGTTACATAAATTATGACAGTCAATGGTGCAGGAGATGTTGTTCCTTTCTGTGATCTTAATGAGTGTGCGGCATCTTAAACACAAACCATTGTTCATACTCTGaaattaagatatatttctCTACATGGTTTAAATTTGTTCTTCAGCTAGCAGTAAACAgcacatatttttatatctgcTTAAAATAATCTGGGCTTATACATGTTCTCTGTATTTAATATGCCATATATGCAAGGTATTTAAGCATGATGCGTTGTCCCAGTATCTGTAATctgtaattttcaatttttagttttggAACTGGATTCATATGATCttttcccttctttttctttcctctaTGGAGATGTTATCACTGGTTTtgtgctctttttttttttaataggtaAACTTAACATTCTTTATATTTGGTGCTGCTTTTATGACTTTCCATGTCTCATTTCCTGACTATCATATTGTTCTGGGAATAGGGACAAGCTTCAGAATGGGCTCTGCTGAGACGACATTCATCAGAAGATTTGTTTGGTGTACAGATATGTGGGGCATACCCAGACACTCTGGCACGCACAGTTGAACTTATTGATCAGCAATGCACAGTGGACTTCATTGATATTAACATGGGCTGTCCAATTGACATTGTTGTTAACAAGGGTGCTGGGTCTTGTCTTCTTACAAAGCCAATGCGGATGAAAGGCATTATTGAAGCTACTTCTGGTACAGTGGACAAACCTATAACTATTAAGGTACGTggaaaaacttttatttgacCTTCTATGCAGATAAAGGTGCGCTTCACTCTGCTGCttagcatttttttaatgggaAGATATTTGAATACT
This window of the Citrus sinensis cultivar Valencia sweet orange chromosome 8, DVS_A1.0, whole genome shotgun sequence genome carries:
- the LOC102621230 gene encoding tRNA-dihydrouridine(47) synthase [NAD(P)(+)]-like isoform X1 is translated as MAESAAELSESRVLPADSPPPQPNSTGVPVHNLMPEELVAKAIAPVKKQFLRPPPTRANQNDTVKYTNERSSQQHSSTLVKEKKSKRQLKRERHQEKKSASHLCPEVAKSGDVSSCPYKDKCRFSHDLDGFKAQKPDDLEGECPFLSSEGPCPYGLACRFSGTHRDVVDVAGSTNTLRKSSEVNGLNKDVQKLLWKNKMKFPKADAKLKSLGLLGPAKSKMKVMEDKEQEGVVDSNNSHATNGNGCMKGTGDSVDESECSPCVPEENNIINDRPLKKAKSENVENCCSVEGDNAGVSVLEEDTRNNTADTQPAAKIDDILPETDGSLKTHSREKKLIDFREKLYLAPLTTVGNLPFRRVCKVLGADVTCGEMAMCTNLLQGQASEWALLRRHSSEDLFGVQICGAYPDTLARTVELIDQQCTVDFIDINMGCPIDIVVNKGAGSCLLTKPMRMKGIIEATSGTVDKPITIKVRTGYFEGKNRIDSLIADIGTWGASAVTVHGRTRQQRYSKLADWDYIYQCARKASDDLQVLGNGDIYSYLDWNKHKSDCPELASCMIARGALIKPWIFTEIKEQRHWDITSGERLNIMKDFARFGLEHWGSDKKGVETTRHFLLEWLSYTCRYIPVGLLDVIPQRLNWRPPAYSGRDDLETLMASDSAADWIRISEMLLGKVPDGFTFAPKHKSNAYDRAENG
- the LOC102613352 gene encoding bZIP transcription factor 29 codes for the protein MGGDSDEGNGGNTDMMQRIQSSFGTSSSSIPKQQTLLSANQLDLPQLNQNQLRARHFSQFATNFGGDSSKRVGIPPSHPNQIPPISPYSSIPVSRPGNQQMGSQNYSPGPTHSRSLSQPSLFFSLDSLPPLSPSPFRDSPSTSMSDQVSTDVSMEDRDGNSHSLLPPSPFNRGNASRIGESLPPRNKHRRSNSDIPFGFSTVMQSSSPLISPRFAGGLDKAVSGRENPGVAKPAQLVKKESSWERGGESNGEGMGERKSEGEVVDDLFSAYMNLENIDALNSSGTDDKNGNENREDLDSRASGTKTNGGDSSDNEAESSVNESGNSLQRAGMNSSAEKREGIKRTAGGDVASTTRHYRSVSMDSFMGKLNFGDESPKLPPSPGTRPGQLSPSNSIDANSPAFSLEFGNGEFSGAELKKIMANEKLAEIALTDPKRAKRILANRQSAARSKERKMRYISELEHKVQTLQTEATTLSAQLTLLQRDSVGLTNQNNELKFRLQAMEQQAQLRDALNEALTAEVRRLKVATQEMASESDPSKGMANQQLPMNSQMFQVHQQQPSQLNIHQLQHQHQQSHSQVNFQQQQQNCGTATKPESNQ
- the LOC102621230 gene encoding tRNA-dihydrouridine(47) synthase [NAD(P)(+)]-like isoform X2, yielding MAESAAELSESRVLPADSPPPQPNSTGVPVHNLMPEELVAKAIAPVKKQFLRPPPTRANQNDTVKYTNERSSQQHSSTLVKEKKSKRQLKRERHQEKKSASHLCPEVAKSGDVSSCPYKDKCRFSHDLDGFKAQKPDDLEGECPFLSSEGPCPYGLACRFSGTHRDVVDVAGSTNTLRKSSEVNGLNKDVQKLLWKNKMKFPKADAKLKSLGLLGPAKSKMKVMEDKEQEGVVDSNNSHATNGNGCMKGTGDSVDESECSPCVPEENNIINDRPLKKAKSENVENCCSVEGDNGVSVLEEDTRNNTADTQPAAKIDDILPETDGSLKTHSREKKLIDFREKLYLAPLTTVGNLPFRRVCKVLGADVTCGEMAMCTNLLQGQASEWALLRRHSSEDLFGVQICGAYPDTLARTVELIDQQCTVDFIDINMGCPIDIVVNKGAGSCLLTKPMRMKGIIEATSGTVDKPITIKVRTGYFEGKNRIDSLIADIGTWGASAVTVHGRTRQQRYSKLADWDYIYQCARKASDDLQVLGNGDIYSYLDWNKHKSDCPELASCMIARGALIKPWIFTEIKEQRHWDITSGERLNIMKDFARFGLEHWGSDKKGVETTRHFLLEWLSYTCRYIPVGLLDVIPQRLNWRPPAYSGRDDLETLMASDSAADWIRISEMLLGKVPDGFTFAPKHKSNAYDRAENG